The candidate division KSB1 bacterium DNA window AAATATGTGCGCCTATATGGAGAGATCTATCATGGTATACTAAGTAAGGAAGAAAAGGTATTTGCTGAAGATGATAATGTCGATCTCTTTCAAGGGTTTTTGGATATTAATTTACCGCTTAAAGACAATAAGCTTACCTTTCGTCTTGGCAGACAGGAAATGGCTTTTGGCGCTACCAGACTGGTAGGCATTCGGGAAGGACCCAACCTAAGAAGAAGTTTTGATGCGGCCAGAGCAATCTACAAATCGGATAACCTCGAAATCGAAGGTTTTTATGGAACAGAAATCATTGTTGACCCGGGAAACGGCGCTTTTGAAAACAAAAGGGATGACCACATGGATTTCTACGGCATCTATAGCCGCATCAATCACATAGGAAGACTCCCCGGCCAGACTGAACTTTATTATTTCGGTTTTGAGATTGATCAAGCCATTTTCAATGATGGAACAGGCGCTGAAATCAGACACACACTGGGTATAAGAAGGCATGGAAAAGTTGGAAAGCATGTGTTGTTTAATACAGAGATTATGTATCAATTCGGAACTTTTGCTGATAAAGATATTAATGCCTGGGCTGTTGAACTCGATTATCACTATTCATTCCTGAAAACAGAGCATTTAAAAAGTGTTGGGTTTAAACTGGATTACATCAGCGGTGATAGATCGGCTGGTGATGATAAACTACAAACCTTTAATCCATTATTTACTAACCCCGCTTATTTTGGACTCTTAGCTGTTATAACGCCAGTCAACCTGATGGATATTCACCCCTCATCAAAATGGAAATTAGGTGAAAATATAGAATTTAGTTTTGACTGGGATTTCTTTTGGAGAGCTAGTAAAAGCGATGGGTTGTACAGCCCTCCAAGATTTTTGAATAGAGATGGGCAAAGTGCAAATTCAAGATTTATTGGACATATGCCTGGTATAGTATTGGGTTATAAAGTT harbors:
- a CDS encoding alginate export family protein → MLTNIKYFLSLLLIFGFSLASFSQEKNEEGKKEKAPAYQLFRELENYSYLKEESNFETDFWDPIKFIPFNASKNIYLTVGGEFRPRFEYFNNNNWGETAEKNDAFYSQRLALYSSLSLAKYVRLYGEIYHGILSKEEKVFAEDDNVDLFQGFLDINLPLKDNKLTFRLGRQEMAFGATRLVGIREGPNLRRSFDAARAIYKSDNLEIEGFYGTEIIVDPGNGAFENKRDDHMDFYGIYSRINHIGRLPGQTELYYFGFEIDQAIFNDGTGAEIRHTLGIRRHGKVGKHVLFNTEIMYQFGTFADKDINAWAVELDYHYSFLKTEHLKSVGFKLDYISGDRSAGDDKLQTFNPLFTNPAYFGLLAVITPVNLMDIHPSSKWKLGENIEFSFDWDFFWRASKSDGLYSPPRFLNRDGQSANSRFIGHMPGIVLGYKVSRHIKWSVDASYFISGDFIKETGESENIFHFATTTSYKF